From Candidatus Sphingomonas colombiensis, one genomic window encodes:
- a CDS encoding DUF445 domain-containing protein, whose translation MNLIVRRRPPHERIPAGLMRMRVIATGMLIVMAATFALARTMEPAHPAWGFLRAFAEAAMVGGLADWFAVTALFRHPLGLPIPHTAIVPRNKDRIGDQLALFLRDNFLIPGVVARRMQRMDLANVAGRWLTDPKAGSSRLTRGLSRLAVEVLQALDQERLGGMVRGAMVQQVRAIEVSPMLGRTLAAAISEDRHMPVLDGIVRWAGRVLEANEPIVRAMVHERAGSIMRWTGLDETLANKIIDGLHKMLSDMAEDRDHPLRGKAEEGLVTLARDLQHDPAMIARVEQVKLELLENPAMQGWINGLWEQARAAMLRIARDPDALLAGKLREALSQLGETLQQDVGLQRTLNRFARRAAVGTAADYGDSIVRLVSETVRGWDAVTITRRLENAVGKDLQFIRINGTLVGGLVGLVIHTVDVAL comes from the coding sequence ATGAACCTGATCGTCCGCCGGCGCCCGCCCCACGAAAGAATACCCGCCGGGCTGATGCGGATGCGCGTGATCGCCACCGGCATGCTGATCGTGATGGCGGCGACATTCGCGCTGGCGCGGACGATGGAGCCGGCGCATCCGGCATGGGGCTTTCTTCGCGCTTTCGCGGAGGCGGCGATGGTCGGTGGGCTGGCGGACTGGTTCGCGGTGACGGCATTGTTCCGCCATCCGCTCGGCCTGCCGATCCCGCACACCGCGATCGTGCCGCGCAACAAGGATCGCATCGGCGATCAGCTCGCGTTGTTCCTGCGCGATAACTTCCTGATCCCCGGCGTGGTGGCGCGGCGGATGCAGCGGATGGATCTCGCCAATGTCGCCGGTCGCTGGCTCACCGATCCCAAGGCAGGCAGCTCGCGGCTGACGCGCGGGCTGTCGCGGCTGGCGGTGGAGGTGCTTCAGGCGCTCGATCAGGAGCGGCTGGGCGGCATGGTGCGTGGCGCGATGGTGCAGCAGGTGCGCGCGATAGAGGTCTCGCCGATGCTCGGTCGCACACTGGCTGCCGCGATCAGCGAGGATCGCCACATGCCGGTGCTCGACGGGATCGTGCGCTGGGCCGGGCGGGTGCTGGAAGCCAACGAGCCGATCGTCCGCGCGATGGTGCATGAGCGCGCCGGCTCGATCATGCGCTGGACGGGGCTGGACGAGACGCTGGCCAACAAGATCATCGATGGCCTGCACAAGATGTTGAGCGACATGGCCGAGGATCGCGATCACCCCTTGCGCGGCAAGGCGGAGGAGGGGCTGGTGACGCTCGCCCGCGATCTCCAGCACGATCCCGCGATGATCGCGCGCGTCGAGCAGGTGAAGCTCGAACTGCTCGAAAATCCGGCGATGCAGGGCTGGATCAACGGCCTGTGGGAACAGGCGCGCGCTGCGATGTTGCGCATCGCGCGCGATCCCGATGCGCTGCTCGCCGGCAAGCTGCGTGAGGCGCTGAGCCAGCTTGGCGAGACCTTGCAACAGGATGTCGGGCTGCAACGCACGCTCAATCGCTTCGCCCGGCGCGCGGCGGTCGGCACAGCTGCGGATTATGGCGATTCGATCGTGCGGCTGGTGTCGGAAACGGTGCGTGGATGGGATGCGGTGACGATCACGCGCCGGCTGGAAAACGCGGTGGGCAAGGATCTGCAATTCATCCGCATCAACGGCACATTGGTCGGCGGCCTCGTCGGGCTGGTGATCCACACGGTGGACGTCGCCTTATGA
- a CDS encoding DHA2 family efflux MFS transporter permease subunit, translating into MASAAPSQPRPLEGGRRALVAIALALGTFMMVLDSTIANVSLPTIAGNLGVSSDNSTWIVTAFAVANGISVPLTGWLMRRFGVVRTFCVTLLLFTASSFLCGMAWSLQSLIAFRVLQGAVSGPMMPGSQALLISIFPPEKRATALGIWSMTTLVAPIMGPILGGYISDNYHWAWIFLINVPFGIFAASICWFNLRDRETPTTKMPIDTIGLILLVVWVGAMQIMLDLGKNADWFSDPTIVVLGVIAVITFVAWLIWELTDANPTVDLSLFANRNFAIGTIAFCLGYAVFFANILILPLWMQTQLGYTATWAGLVAAPSGMVAVLLTPFAARMAGKIDARILATVAFVGFAVSYWMRSGYTTTASFWDYTIPLLVQGVSMATFFLSMVTISLDRIPPEKIPSATGISNFARIVAGAFAASMITTAWDRREALHQARLAEAVGAKAPYQMALEGLQRLGLDATQGAAVVTRQMVGQAYLLASTDLFRLSAWLSVALVVIVWFTRRPEAHDGPIAAD; encoded by the coding sequence ATGGCTAGCGCCGCGCCATCGCAGCCCCGCCCGCTGGAGGGCGGGCGGCGTGCGCTCGTCGCGATTGCGCTGGCGCTCGGCACGTTCATGATGGTGCTCGACAGCACGATCGCGAACGTCTCGTTGCCGACGATCGCGGGCAATCTCGGCGTGTCGAGCGACAATTCGACGTGGATCGTCACGGCCTTCGCCGTCGCTAACGGCATTTCCGTCCCGCTGACGGGATGGCTGATGCGGCGCTTCGGCGTGGTGCGTACCTTCTGCGTCACGCTATTGCTGTTCACCGCATCGTCGTTCCTGTGCGGCATGGCGTGGAGCCTGCAGTCGCTGATCGCGTTCCGCGTGCTGCAAGGTGCTGTTTCCGGGCCGATGATGCCGGGAAGTCAGGCGCTGTTGATCTCGATCTTCCCGCCCGAAAAGCGCGCCACCGCGCTCGGCATCTGGTCGATGACGACGCTGGTCGCGCCGATCATGGGGCCGATTCTGGGCGGGTATATCTCGGATAATTACCATTGGGCGTGGATCTTCCTGATCAACGTGCCATTCGGGATTTTCGCGGCCTCGATCTGCTGGTTCAATCTCCGCGATCGCGAGACGCCCACCACCAAGATGCCGATCGACACGATCGGGCTGATCCTGCTGGTGGTGTGGGTCGGTGCGATGCAGATCATGCTCGATCTCGGCAAGAACGCCGATTGGTTCAGCGATCCGACGATCGTTGTGCTGGGGGTGATCGCCGTAATCACGTTCGTCGCTTGGCTGATCTGGGAACTGACGGATGCCAATCCGACGGTGGATCTGTCGCTGTTCGCCAATCGCAACTTCGCGATCGGCACGATCGCCTTCTGTCTCGGTTACGCGGTGTTCTTCGCCAACATCCTGATCCTGCCGCTGTGGATGCAGACGCAGCTTGGCTATACCGCGACATGGGCCGGCCTGGTCGCGGCGCCGAGCGGGATGGTGGCAGTGCTGCTCACTCCATTCGCGGCGCGGATGGCGGGCAAGATCGACGCGCGCATTCTGGCGACCGTGGCTTTCGTCGGCTTCGCGGTGAGCTACTGGATGCGATCGGGCTATACGACGACGGCGAGCTTCTGGGATTATACCATCCCGCTGCTGGTGCAGGGGGTGTCGATGGCGACCTTCTTCCTGTCGATGGTGACGATCTCGCTCGATCGCATCCCGCCGGAGAAGATTCCCTCGGCGACCGGCATCTCCAATTTCGCGCGGATCGTCGCGGGTGCGTTTGCGGCGTCGATGATCACTACCGCATGGGATCGGCGCGAGGCGCTGCATCAGGCGCGGCTGGCGGAGGCGGTTGGCGCGAAGGCGCCCTATCAGATGGCGCTGGAGGGGCTGCAACGGCTCGGTCTGGACGCGACGCAGGGCGCTGCCGTGGTGACGCGGCAGATGGTGGGGCAGGCCTATCTGCTCGCCTCGACCGATCTGTTCCGGTTGTCCGCGTGGCTTTCGGTGGCGCTGGTCGTCATCGTATGGTTCACGCGGCGCCCAGAGGCGCATGACGGGCCGATCGCGGCGGACTGA
- a CDS encoding MarR family winged helix-turn-helix transcriptional regulator — MGPFNESNFIPDSSPGYLVRLINQMSIAGLEQVLADEGLTATQWMAMVSLHFHFADTCADLARHLAHDKGAMTRLIDSLEERGWVERTRAEDDRRIVRLALTTEGYEVAMRGRRKVLACWNHWLADWSETDVTALLTVLRRLMTSMEKAGPCDA, encoded by the coding sequence ATGGGACCGTTCAACGAATCGAATTTCATTCCTGATTCGTCGCCGGGCTATCTCGTGCGGCTGATCAACCAGATGAGCATCGCCGGGCTGGAACAGGTGCTGGCGGACGAAGGGCTGACCGCCACCCAGTGGATGGCGATGGTTTCGCTGCATTTCCATTTCGCCGACACTTGCGCGGATCTCGCCCGTCATCTGGCGCACGATAAAGGCGCGATGACGCGATTGATCGACTCGCTGGAAGAGCGCGGCTGGGTGGAGCGGACGCGCGCGGAGGACGATCGCCGCATCGTCCGCCTCGCGCTGACGACGGAAGGTTATGAAGTCGCGATGCGCGGTCGCCGCAAGGTGCTTGCGTGCTGGAATCACTGGCTCGCGGATTGGAGCGAAACGGATGTCACGGCGTTGCTGACGGTGCTGCGGCGATTGATGACATCGATGGAGAAGGCCGGTCCATGCGACGCCTGA
- a CDS encoding efflux transporter outer membrane subunit, which produces MRRLTTMTLLAGVALAGCTPPDTRPAVNAKAPADLGLVGASAPTVDAQWWRALGEGQLDRIVTEALAGNPTLDAAAARVRQAQSALASRRAEDGPNVSFDANGTAQRLSGTYIYPPPFGGTVRFLGTVQAGLEWNLDLFGRQKAAIAGARASTQAAALDAAAARLMLQGAIVSTYLEVVRAERQAALAERTIAARGQSLKLIDVRIRSNLASKLDREAANTLLAQAELALTRAHAARALAVNALAALAGRGADYPATIGATSIAADTALPLPATIPADLLARRADIAAAQARIAAAAAGRQVARRAFYPNVNLSALAGLQAVGLGNLFDTNSGVAGGGGAIHLPIFDNGRLKADLAGATAGLDLAIADYNGKVVGAVREAADAVAKIHAADAERVKQGDVVRGYAETARLNGIRMSSGLASRLDLIDTDVRLLDAQLAQTNLAIDALAARAQLAQALGGGFDPSQDTQQ; this is translated from the coding sequence ATGCGACGCCTGACGACGATGACGCTGCTGGCCGGCGTAGCGCTGGCGGGCTGCACCCCGCCCGATACGCGCCCGGCGGTTAACGCCAAGGCGCCCGCCGATCTGGGGCTGGTCGGGGCGAGTGCGCCGACGGTCGACGCGCAATGGTGGCGCGCGCTGGGGGAGGGGCAGCTCGATCGCATCGTGACTGAGGCGCTGGCGGGGAATCCGACGCTCGACGCGGCCGCCGCGCGCGTGCGTCAGGCGCAGTCTGCGCTTGCCTCGCGCCGCGCGGAGGACGGGCCGAACGTGTCGTTCGACGCGAACGGCACGGCGCAGCGCCTGTCCGGCACCTATATCTATCCGCCGCCTTTTGGCGGGACGGTGCGTTTCCTCGGCACGGTGCAGGCCGGGCTGGAGTGGAATCTCGATCTGTTCGGGCGACAGAAAGCCGCGATCGCGGGTGCGCGCGCCTCGACTCAGGCGGCGGCGCTGGATGCGGCGGCGGCGCGGCTGATGCTGCAAGGCGCGATCGTCTCGACCTATCTCGAGGTGGTGCGTGCCGAGCGGCAGGCTGCGCTGGCAGAGCGCACTATCGCGGCGCGGGGGCAGTCGCTGAAACTGATCGACGTGCGGATTCGCAGCAATCTCGCCAGTAAGCTCGATCGCGAGGCGGCGAATACATTGCTCGCACAGGCCGAACTCGCGCTGACCCGTGCGCATGCCGCGCGCGCGCTGGCGGTGAACGCGCTGGCGGCGCTGGCCGGGCGCGGCGCGGACTATCCCGCGACGATCGGCGCGACCAGCATAGCCGCCGATACCGCGCTGCCATTGCCCGCGACGATCCCCGCCGATCTGCTCGCGCGTCGCGCCGATATCGCGGCGGCGCAGGCGCGGATCGCGGCGGCGGCGGCTGGGCGACAGGTCGCGCGGCGCGCTTTCTATCCCAACGTCAATTTGTCGGCGCTGGCCGGCTTGCAGGCGGTTGGCCTCGGCAATTTGTTCGACACCAATTCCGGGGTCGCGGGTGGTGGCGGCGCGATCCATCTGCCGATCTTCGACAATGGCCGATTGAAGGCCGATCTCGCCGGCGCCACCGCGGGGCTGGACCTCGCCATCGCCGATTATAACGGCAAGGTGGTCGGCGCGGTGCGCGAGGCGGCGGACGCGGTGGCGAAGATCCACGCCGCCGATGCCGAGCGGGTGAAACAGGGCGACGTGGTGCGCGGCTATGCCGAAACCGCGCGGCTCAACGGCATCCGCATGTCGAGCGGGCTCGCGTCGCGGCTCGATCTGATCGACACCGACGTACGGCTGCTCGACGCGCAGCTCGCTCAGACCAATCTCGCCATCGACGCGCTCGCCGCGCGCGCCCAGCTCGCGCAGGCGCTTGGTGGCGGTTTCGATCCTTCCCAGGACACTCAGCAATGA
- a CDS encoding DUF1153 domain-containing protein: protein MIENQKIRPARVIGPLGEPLTLESLPPVSTTRWVVRRKAEVVAAVNGGLLTVDEVCERYGLTVEEFAGWQRAIDRSGMPGLRVTRIQHYKTLYERQQKY, encoded by the coding sequence ATGATAGAAAACCAGAAAATTCGCCCTGCACGGGTTATCGGGCCGCTTGGTGAGCCGCTTACGCTGGAGTCTCTGCCGCCTGTCAGCACGACCCGCTGGGTGGTGCGGCGGAAGGCCGAAGTGGTCGCTGCGGTGAACGGTGGCTTACTTACGGTGGATGAAGTTTGCGAACGTTACGGCCTGACGGTCGAGGAATTTGCCGGCTGGCAGCGCGCGATCGATCGCTCGGGGATGCCGGGTCTGCGTGTGACGCGTATCCAGCATTATAAAACGCTGTACGAGCGCCAGCAGAAATATTGA
- a CDS encoding SIMPL domain-containing protein (The SIMPL domain is named for its presence in mouse protein SIMPL (signalling molecule that associates with mouse pelle-like kinase). Bacterial member BP26, from Brucella, was shown to assemble into a channel-like structure, while YggE from E. coli has been associated with resistance to oxidative stress.), whose translation MSVDKPEAALDEARGDAVTHRAGTRAELYARAAGLRVVRILSINENGENGGGIAAPAGRVCARRESGYGRNPDRRRRDRIVGDAGGAVSAAIRRSPPARDPRQSQRKLGSQAVRR comes from the coding sequence ATGTCGGTCGACAAGCCCGAAGCCGCGCTCGACGAGGCGCGCGGCGATGCGGTGACGCACCGCGCGGGCACCCGCGCCGAGCTTTACGCCAGGGCCGCCGGGCTGCGCGTCGTCCGCATCCTCTCGATCAACGAAAATGGCGAGAATGGCGGCGGCATCGCCGCGCCCGCCGGTCGCGTATGTGCGCGCCGCGAAAGCGGATATGGCCGAAACCCCGATCGTCGCCGGCGCGACCGAATTGTCGGTGACGCTGGGGGTGCGGTTTCTGCTGCAATACGGCGAAGCCCCCCAGCCCGCGATCCCCGTCAATCCCAGCGCAAGCTGGGATCGCAGGCCGTCAGGCGATAG
- a CDS encoding MlaD family protein, producing the protein METRSNHVLVGSVVLILLAVLALFTVWIARLGGATEKEYDIFFKQSVDGLAKGSSVTYSGVPSGQVKSIQLSKNDPQFVRVRISVNDDTPVLQGTTATIQGSFTGTSTVSLDGAVKGAPPITCPTNDGANQCPYGVPVIPTRTGGLGAILNSAPQLLERLSTLTEKLTGLVTDKNQASIAGILDNTNRLSRALADRGPEIAATLAQTRIAVQQAGDAAEKIGNLAQTTNGVLADDVKPAMANLNDAIRSAKQSADTLNAAIGDARPGLQAFSKQTVPEVGQLVHDLRNMAQALSSVAEKVDRNGAGSLLGQQKLPDYKPGK; encoded by the coding sequence ATGGAAACCCGATCGAACCATGTCCTTGTCGGATCGGTCGTGCTGATCCTGCTTGCGGTGCTGGCGTTGTTCACCGTGTGGATCGCGCGTCTGGGCGGCGCGACCGAGAAGGAATATGACATCTTCTTCAAGCAATCGGTGGACGGGCTCGCGAAGGGCTCGTCGGTCACCTATTCCGGCGTGCCGTCCGGGCAGGTGAAATCGATTCAATTGTCGAAGAACGATCCCCAGTTCGTCCGCGTCCGCATCAGCGTGAACGACGATACGCCCGTGCTGCAAGGCACCACCGCGACGATTCAGGGCAGCTTCACTGGCACCAGCACGGTCAGCCTCGATGGCGCGGTGAAGGGCGCTCCTCCGATCACCTGCCCGACGAACGACGGCGCCAATCAATGCCCCTATGGCGTGCCGGTGATCCCGACGCGTACCGGCGGGCTGGGCGCGATCCTCAATTCCGCACCGCAATTGCTCGAACGGCTCTCGACGCTGACCGAAAAGCTGACCGGGCTCGTCACCGACAAGAATCAGGCCTCGATCGCCGGCATTCTGGATAATACCAACCGGCTGAGCCGTGCGCTCGCCGATCGGGGGCCGGAAATCGCCGCCACGCTGGCGCAGACGCGCATCGCGGTGCAGCAGGCGGGTGACGCGGCGGAGAAGATCGGCAATCTCGCGCAAACCACCAACGGCGTGCTCGCCGATGACGTGAAGCCGGCGATGGCCAATCTCAACGACGCGATCCGCTCCGCGAAGCAGAGCGCGGACACGCTGAACGCCGCGATCGGCGATGCGCGGCCGGGGCTGCAGGCCTTCTCCAAGCAGACCGTGCCAGAGGTGGGACAGTTGGTCCACGATCTGCGCAATATGGCGCAGGCGCTTTCCTCGGTCGCGGAGAAGGTTGATCGCAATGGCGCGGGCTCGTTGCTCGGCCAGCAGAAACTCCCCGATTATAAG
- a CDS encoding GlsB/YeaQ/YmgE family stress response membrane protein, whose protein sequence is MGIILWLIIGGVIGWLASIIMRTDAQQGIFLNVVVGIVGAFIGGMILSGGSINSAPLTVTSFLVSLLGAVILLAIVNLVRRGSVR, encoded by the coding sequence ATGGGTATTATTCTTTGGCTTATCATCGGCGGGGTTATTGGCTGGCTGGCCAGCATCATCATGCGCACCGATGCGCAGCAGGGGATTTTCCTCAACGTCGTCGTGGGCATTGTCGGCGCGTTCATCGGCGGCATGATCCTGTCGGGCGGCTCGATCAACAGCGCGCCCCTGACGGTCACGTCGTTCCTGGTCTCGCTGCTTGGCGCGGTGATCCTGCTGGCGATCGTCAACCTCGTTCGCCGCGGCTCGGTGCGCTGA
- a CDS encoding efflux RND transporter periplasmic adaptor subunit, producing MLTILAVIVVFAGLAWFIFGVLLAPPEEETDDAYVAGDVVAITARDGGTVVSLHADNTQAVKAGQPLIDLDPATADVNLASAEAELARAVRATRADFSKVGASGAAVIQAQAQLSAAQADYGRRKAAAGAGAISGEELSHAADAVKVATATLNLARAQEAQAQSTVAGTDVNNNPAVMAAIAAYRRAAIIRSHMHVVAPIDGVVAQRTVQVGQQIQAGAPLMAIVPLHRLWVDANLRETQLRDLRIGQPAKVVSDMYGGKVVYHGRVVGLGAGSGNAFALLPPQNASGNWIKIVQRVPVRIALDPKELDKNPLRVGLSVKATVDTADHSGAKLAQPAASPYQGDVATDASDPAVEARIRQIIAANR from the coding sequence ATGCTGACCATCCTCGCAGTGATCGTGGTGTTTGCCGGGCTGGCGTGGTTCATCTTCGGCGTGCTGCTCGCGCCACCGGAGGAAGAGACCGACGATGCTTATGTCGCGGGCGACGTGGTGGCGATCACCGCGCGCGACGGCGGCACGGTGGTGTCGCTCCACGCGGATAACACGCAGGCGGTGAAGGCCGGTCAGCCGCTGATCGATCTCGATCCGGCGACGGCTGACGTGAACCTCGCGTCTGCAGAGGCCGAGCTGGCCCGTGCGGTGCGCGCGACGCGTGCGGACTTCTCGAAGGTCGGCGCGAGCGGCGCGGCGGTGATTCAGGCACAGGCGCAGCTATCGGCGGCGCAGGCGGATTACGGGCGCCGCAAGGCCGCTGCCGGCGCCGGCGCGATCTCCGGCGAGGAACTGAGCCACGCTGCGGATGCGGTGAAGGTCGCCACCGCGACGCTCAATCTTGCTCGAGCGCAGGAAGCGCAGGCGCAGAGCACGGTTGCCGGCACCGATGTGAACAATAATCCGGCGGTGATGGCGGCGATCGCGGCCTATCGCCGCGCCGCGATCATCCGCAGCCATATGCATGTCGTCGCGCCGATCGACGGCGTCGTGGCGCAGCGCACCGTGCAGGTCGGTCAGCAGATACAGGCCGGTGCGCCGCTGATGGCGATCGTCCCGCTCCATCGCTTGTGGGTCGATGCCAATCTCCGTGAAACGCAGCTCCGCGATCTGCGCATCGGCCAGCCCGCGAAGGTGGTGTCGGATATGTATGGCGGGAAGGTCGTCTATCACGGCCGTGTCGTCGGGTTGGGCGCGGGCAGCGGCAACGCTTTCGCGCTGCTGCCGCCGCAGAATGCCAGCGGCAATTGGATCAAGATCGTCCAGCGCGTGCCGGTGCGCATCGCGCTCGATCCGAAGGAGCTGGACAAGAATCCGCTGCGCGTCGGCCTGTCGGTGAAGGCCACGGTCGATACCGCCGATCACTCGGGCGCGAAGCTCGCGCAGCCCGCGGCATCACCCTATCAGGGCGACGTGGCGACCGATGCCAGCGATCCGGCGGTCGAAGCGCGCATCCGCCAGATCATCGCCGCGAACCGCTGA
- a CDS encoding ABC transporter ATP-binding protein yields MAEDDCIIRVRGLSTSFGEQTVHEDLSLDVRRGEILGVVGGSGTGKSVLMRAIIGLQPADEGEITVFGEPTIGRDETEAVEIRKRWGVLFQGGALFSTLTVAENVQVPLREFYPELDLALLDEIASYKVVMTGLPADAGPKFPSELSGGMRKRAGLARALAMDPELLFLDEPTAGLDPIGAAAFDELTHSLQETMGLTVFLITHDLDTLYAICDRVAVLADKKVIAVGTIPELLALDHPWIQEYFNGPRGRAAVATQEAHAPREKAGTD; encoded by the coding sequence ATGGCGGAGGACGATTGCATCATCCGCGTGCGCGGCCTGAGCACGAGCTTCGGCGAGCAAACCGTTCACGAGGATCTGAGCCTCGACGTTCGGCGCGGTGAGATTCTTGGCGTGGTCGGCGGATCGGGCACCGGCAAATCGGTGCTGATGCGCGCGATCATCGGCCTTCAGCCGGCGGACGAGGGTGAGATCACCGTGTTCGGCGAGCCGACCATCGGCCGCGACGAAACAGAGGCGGTGGAAATCCGCAAGCGCTGGGGCGTGCTGTTTCAAGGTGGCGCATTATTCTCCACGCTGACGGTGGCGGAGAATGTGCAGGTGCCGCTGCGCGAATTCTATCCCGAGCTCGATCTCGCGCTGCTCGATGAAATCGCCTCGTACAAGGTGGTGATGACCGGGCTGCCGGCGGACGCGGGCCCCAAATTCCCGTCCGAGCTTTCCGGCGGCATGAGGAAACGCGCCGGGCTGGCCCGCGCGCTGGCGATGGACCCGGAACTGCTGTTCCTCGACGAGCCGACCGCCGGGCTCGATCCGATCGGCGCGGCGGCGTTCGACGAGCTTACCCATTCGCTTCAGGAAACCATGGGGCTCACGGTGTTCCTGATCACCCACGATCTCGATACGCTTTACGCCATTTGCGATCGTGTCGCCGTGCTGGCGGACAAGAAGGTGATCGCGGTGGGCACGATTCCGGAACTGTTGGCGCTGGATCATCCGTGGATCCAGGAATATTTCAACGGCCCGCGTGGCCGCGCAGCGGTGGCGACGCAGGAAGCGCATGCGCCGCGCGAAAAGGCAGGGACTGACTGA
- a CDS encoding ABC transporter permease: MGAAADFSEDGDILRFTGDLSLSKLGDLPQRLRGLGDGVRRVDLSQVERIDTIGAWIVHRFARDHDAAIEGLDPEHARLLEHVGSADQPVAMRPDYLSPFTRVLGEIGAATATAGKTLIGLLGFLGATVIALGNVIRHPRRFRFNATVQMFEVVGVSALGIIGLMSFLIGIVIAQQGAVQLRQFGAEVLTVNLIGRITLRELGVLMTAIMVAGRSGSAFAAQIGTMKLTEEIDAMRTIGVSPMEALVLPRTISAIVLMPLLGFYASVVAMIGGGLLCWINLGIPPVTYIARLREVVPITDLFVGLVKAPVFGAIIAMAGCFQGMQVEGDAEQVGNRTTAAVVQAIFLVIVLDAFFAVFFTSMGWN, encoded by the coding sequence ATGGGCGCGGCGGCGGATTTCAGCGAGGATGGCGATATCCTGCGCTTCACCGGCGATCTTTCGCTGTCGAAGCTGGGCGATCTGCCGCAACGGTTGCGCGGGCTGGGTGACGGCGTGCGCCGCGTCGATCTGTCGCAGGTGGAGCGGATCGACACGATCGGCGCGTGGATCGTCCACCGTTTCGCGCGCGATCACGATGCCGCGATCGAGGGGCTGGACCCCGAACACGCGCGGCTGCTGGAGCACGTAGGAAGCGCGGATCAGCCGGTCGCGATGCGACCCGATTATCTCAGCCCCTTTACCCGCGTGCTGGGCGAGATCGGCGCCGCCACCGCCACGGCCGGCAAGACGCTGATCGGGCTGCTCGGCTTCCTGGGCGCGACGGTGATCGCGCTCGGCAATGTCATCCGCCATCCGCGCCGTTTCCGTTTCAATGCGACGGTGCAGATGTTCGAGGTGGTCGGCGTTTCCGCGCTCGGCATCATCGGGCTGATGAGCTTCCTGATCGGCATCGTCATCGCGCAACAGGGCGCGGTGCAGCTCCGCCAGTTCGGCGCCGAAGTCCTGACGGTCAATCTGATCGGCCGTATCACGTTGCGCGAGCTTGGCGTGCTGATGACCGCGATCATGGTCGCCGGGCGATCGGGATCGGCCTTCGCCGCGCAGATCGGCACGATGAAGCTGACCGAGGAGATCGATGCGATGCGCACGATCGGCGTCTCCCCGATGGAGGCGCTGGTGCTGCCGCGCACGATTTCGGCGATCGTGCTGATGCCGCTGCTCGGATTCTATGCGTCGGTGGTGGCGATGATCGGGGGCGGCCTGCTGTGCTGGATCAACCTCGGCATCCCCCCTGTCACCTATATCGCGCGGCTGCGTGAGGTGGTGCCGATCACCGATCTGTTCGTCGGGCTGGTCAAGGCGCCGGTATTCGGCGCGATCATCGCCATGGCGGGCTGCTTTCAGGGGATGCAGGTGGAAGGCGACGCCGAACAGGTCGGCAACCGCACCACGGCGGCGGTGGTGCAGGCGATCTTCCTGGTGATCGTGCTCGACGCGTTCTTCGCGGTGTTCTTCACCTCCATGGGGTGGAACTGA